A stretch of Arachis hypogaea cultivar Tifrunner chromosome 15, arahy.Tifrunner.gnm2.J5K5, whole genome shotgun sequence DNA encodes these proteins:
- the LOC112748831 gene encoding uncharacterized protein, with protein sequence MCRHLLENLRHRVQNLERELAARDQSQGNAGRSHGGASQSHARTHSPSHVHNSQARSLIRREETHTQATSRPNRSKSEGRWGSQKEEDRNPENPIIIGATPCHPSILKVRLPRNFDKPMDMRYDGTKDPQEHVTAFEARMNLEGVGDAVRCRAFPVTPAGPAIRWFNTLPQGSITTFADISQKFLARFTTRIAKAKHLINLLGVTQKPGEPTRKFLDRFNNECLEIDGLTDSVASLCLTNGLLNEDFRKHLTTRPVWTMQEIQSIAKEYINDKEVSQVVAANKRQPPNPPPRHAHQTERYKEAPRDSTPNKLPKQPRVYQQIADKGILSRPRPLKERTEGNKSLYCDYHKGFGHKTQDCFDFKDALEQAIREGKLNEFSRLIREPRRRERERSEEDRNRAVKPRQEPPADANNPPAFVVNVVVGQDSPPNSKSATRKDSRVLSITTESPTASRKPPTISFGPEDKWFNDLPENSPMVVTAMIGTGLVKRILVDTGADSNILFRNVFVAMGFKESDLQNHQHGVMGLDDNFIKPDGTISLPISLGTGNARRSVMADFVVLRDSTAYNIILGWKTINEFSAVICTKFLTMKFMTDKGTVGSIRGDLETAVACDNASLSLRKESKKAAGVFLADLDAWIEDKPRLEPEGDMEKFQIGKSGAIHLH encoded by the exons atgtgtaggcatttGCTGGAGAATCTCAGACACAGGGTTCAGAACTTGGAGCGGGAGTTGGCGGCAAGGGACCAATCCCAGGGAAACGCTGGCCGCTCGCACGGCGGCGCTAGCCAATCCCACGCCCGCACCCACTCCCCCTCCCATGTACACAACAGCCAAGCAAGAAGCCTAATAAGGCGCGAAGAGACACACACACAAGCGACCTCCAGACCCAACCGAAGCAAGTCGGAAGGCCGTTGGGGGTCCCAGAAAGAGGAAGACCGTAATCCAGAAAACCCCATCATCATAGGGGCAACCCCTTGTCATCCCTCAATCCTCAAGGTCCGGCTCCCGAGAAACTTCGACAAGCCAATGGACATGAGGTATGATGGGACCAAGGATCCCCAGGAACATGTCACGGCTTTCGAAGCAAGAATGAATTTGGAAGGAGTAGGCGACGCAGTCAGATGCCGGGCGTTTCCCGTAACACCGGCCGGCCCGGCAATCCGGTGGTTCAACACTCTCCCACAAGGTTCCATCACGACTTTCGCAGACATCTCCCAGAAGTTCCTAGCACGGTTCACGACGCGCATAGCAAAGGCGAAACACCTGATCAACCTGTTAGGGGTCACCCAGAAACCCGGCGAGCCGACCAGGAAGTTCCTGGATAGGTTTAACAACGAATGCCTGGAAATCGACGGCCTCACGGACTCGGTCGCTAGCCTATGCCTAACGAACGGCCTATTGAACGAGGACTTTAGGAAACACCTAACAACCAGACCTGTATGGACCATGCAAGAAATCCAAAGCATAGCCAAGGAGTACATCAATGACAAAGAGGTCAGCCAGGTTGTGGCGGCCAATAAACGGCAGCCACCCAACCCGCCACCTCGGCATGCGCACCAAACTGAAAGATACAAGGAAGCTCCTAGAGACAGCACCCCAAACAAACTACCCAAGCAACCACGG GTCTACCAGCAGATTGCAGACAAAGGAATCCTATCCAGACCAAGACCCCTGAAGGAGAGAACGGAAGGCAACAAAAGCCTTTATTGCGATTACCACAAAGGGTTTGGTCACAAGACCCAGGACTGTTTTGACTTCAAAGATGCCTTGGAACAAGCCATCAGGGAGGGAAAACTAAACGAGTTCTCCCGGCTCATTAGGGAGCCGAGGAGACGGGAAAGAGAGCGCTCGGAGGAAGACCGGAACCGGGCTGTCAAGCCAAGACAAGAACCTCCAGCGGACGCCAACAACCCCCCAGCCTTTGTGGTTAATGTCGTGGTCGGACAAGATAGCCCCCCCAATTCCAAATCAGCAACAAGGAAGGATTCCCGAGTGCTCTCCATCACAACAGAGAGCCCCACTGCCAGCAGGAAGCCCCCCACCATATCATTTGGCCCAGAAGACAAATGGTTCAATGACCTTCCCGAGAACTCCCCCATGGTAGTCACAGCAATGATCGGAACGGGACTGGTCAAACGCATCCTCGTCGACACGGGAGCCGACTCAAATATCCTATTCAGAAACGTCTTCGTCGCCATGGGATTCAAGGAATCTGACCTCCAAAATCACCAACATGGAGTCATGGGACTCGACGACAATTTTATCAAGCCCGACGGGACGATCTCCCTCCCAATCAGCTTAGGAACTGGCAATGCCAGGAGATCGGTTATGGCAGATTTCGTAGTCCTTAGAGACTCCACTGCCTATAACATCATCCTAGGGTGGAAAACCATCAACGAGTTCTCAGCTGTAATATGCACCAAGTTCCTAACAATGAAGTTCATGACGGACAAGGGAACAGTTGGTTCCATAAGGGGAGACCTagaaacggcagtcgcttgcgacaacgCCAGCCTCTCCTTAAGGAAGGAGTCCAAAAAAGCAGCTGGCGTGTTCCTAGCAGACCTGGACGCCTGGATAGAGGACAAACCAAGACTTGAACCAGAGGGAGACATGGAGAAATTTCAGATAGGGAAGTCGGGAGCAATTCACCTTCATTAA